In Augochlora pura isolate Apur16 chromosome 3, APUR_v2.2.1, whole genome shotgun sequence, the sequence GTAAATCCTGCTTTAAATTTAGAATCTGTAAAAGATGAAGTTTATAACGGAAAAGAATTTGAGGTATCGAGAACGCAATTTGGTGTTACGAATTCAGCTTTAGATATAaaagatgaaataattaagaaaaagagagtaaCGTTTAATGACCATGTAGAATACAGTACTGATTGtgtgaaaaagaagaaaaagaagaaggggAAAGCTATGCTAGACAAATTTGAAGTTGAGAAcaaaaaatctaaaaagaaaaagaaacaagacaatactaataatttcatatcatCAGGTATTATTAATGAAGCTTTAGATGTTGAAGAGGTatctgaagaaattaatgataatgaaattaacgaACGTAAAAGCAGTAGAcccaaaaagagaaaaagtaaCTACCGGTTAAGTATTCAAACGATAGCGGAAATACcagaagaagaacaagaagCTGATCACAAAATTATAGCGAAGAGACTTAAAGTTGATGAGGATGCAATTGATGATGCTATAGTTCAGGAAAATCTTCCTAACAAAAAAggagggaaaaagaagaaaaaaaagaaagagaaaactgaggaagaaatgaaaactatcaatgaaaatattaaaattgaaaatgtcaaAGAAGATAATAGAGAAACAGAAGCAGAACTCTGTAAGGAAGTAGATGATACATCAAAAGAGCAAGatcaaacaaatttaaaagtaaaagaaaagaaaaagaaaaaaaagggaaaaaaaggcAATGAAAGAAACGATGAAATTGATGAAACCATCAACGACAATGGAATAAAAACCAATAGCGTTGAATGTATGGAAcaagaaactataaaaatagaaaaaactgtaaaaataaaaagtaagaaCAAGAAAACGAAGGATGTGGATAAAAgcgatattaatatagatGTAGATATAAAGtcggaaaaagaaatttctgacaaagaaaataagaCTCATaactttgtaaatatttcaacggAAGAAAAaccaaagaaagaaaaacatgaGGAATACGTGGAGGTCAGTGAAAAAGTTACTCATACAATAGAATCTGAAAATGTAGAATGTGCAAAACATACGAAAAATACAAACATCACGCATTCAACTTggcgaaataataaattttctcagCCACAACGAAGAAACGTAGGATATGAAACTTCAACACCTCGGAATCCGAAAGCAATCACGTCAAAAAATGTATTAGCGTCGTTGTTACATCGAAAGTCTGTTGCCCATTTTCCAGGAGCTAATGTAGATGCAATTCAGGGCTATGGTAATAACATacataataagaaataaataaatttcttacaaaaaattcaatgttttaataatgttgTATAAATCCCATTTCGATTCAGTTATATGCAGTGTATATCCTCAAATGTCAATCACTATACTTTGGGTCTTTCCAACCAGTAATAATTCTCGAGATCGTTGTGACTTTCTTAAATGATAccacattatttaaaatcatagAGTAATAGATCTGACGTTAAGACGAATTCATTGGTCTTGGActtaaaataatcttgaattaaaaaattgattaaatatttatttgatagattaacaaaaatgatcgaaaataGTGGATAATATTACTGGATACATCCTGTATATAACTGACTCTGTTACATCTAtctgtaacaatttctattactGAACGATAGTAGTGCATAATATCTTTTGTAAAAGAATGTAacagagaatatttattaaaatataacatttattttattatctatctttatcgttattatttttatagatgaaTTTCCAAAAAGAGAtccaataatatatatttttttttaatccatCCACAGGATTCTACTAAAATTCAAGACTCTAACACATTGTCATCTATTTTTTCAATCCCTTGAACAACtaacagtttttctttaagtttattataattacttaagTCGTCTTCTTTCATTTGAACTGCATTCTCGGCTATACATAGATCCTCTGTGTCAACTATAGAATACCCCAGTTTAGATAATTGTAATGCACTTGATGTGGCAGTACCAAAGTTGCACTTAAactgaaacaattaaaacataataatgtTACACCTTCAATGAAAgcaaaatctaaaattaatttctatacctGGAAAAGTGTTTCattttcctcttttatttcttctacatctTGTGCATTTATCCGTATTGCATCATCCATTGCTTGATTTACATTGCAATCTTCTTTTACAGTTGTAATGTAACTTGCACTGTCAAAAAGCCTTAATGCGACCTGATCTACAAACTTAGAGCTAAatccgaaaataaaaataaaagaaattagttTAATGAATTTACATTATCACTAAATCTATCATAATTGACCAAATGACAGGTTTTCAATTTCCTATCTTATAATAATCAAAGAAGATCTTtgcatttaaaacaattaaatacatttttatatgtaattttaatagagcAAAATGCTCCAATCTAGTTTAATACTAGATAAATTTagtgtatataataaagtaagaTAGTAAAAGATGAACATGGTcactttttgaaataataaaaatactttcaacATAGTCTTATTAATCTAATAAGCTGGTCTCTTTATAACAGTCCATTCAACAAGCTCTGCAGAActatgtttataattaataattattacttttgcaacatcttatgcaaaataaagtaATCCTTACTTATGTCTCTTTATTTTAGCAGACAGTTCCAATTTCAACCTGACGATATTATCTGTAAGAGCGTGTAAAACTAATATGGCTCCACCAGGGCAATGAATCAACAATAACTCCTTCTTAGCATTTTGTTTAGAGTTTTTCAATCTTGCAAAAAATGCATCCAATGTTGCCGCAGGCATATTTGCTTTTTTAGCTTGATCAACAAGTTGTgctaatttcgaatttttagaaGGATCAGCAATTCCAGTCTCTTGAAAACAACAatgcataattatttaattagtcaGTCTTCAAGAATACAGTTGAGTAATCATATTTCATCTTTTTTCGTGAACCTTGTATAACAGTCTTCATCTTGGCGGTTATCACCCTAAACTCAATCGATTTTGCAGCATCCGTAGCCGCTTTAATATGTCTAATATTTTGCCATTTACTGTGACCCGCATATCTTCTGCTTTCTCGTAGCAAGATATTTCTGCACCTCTCATAAGTTAGAAAACTTAAACGATAGTTCATGGCGAacaactaaattaattatgatagtTAAGTAGGTGAtgataggttatgtcaatgttACTCAACGAACTCCATATTCCTTTACTTTGTTCCCTGCTGCTATTGTCGGAAATTCGATGAGGATATAGAAATGATAGGAGATGAGCCTACGACGTGTAGCCAACTCTCATGTACAGAAATCTGACGTAGGTATCGACACACTACCGGTTCTGCTACGAAGCTTTAGTGCTGCTATCTGATTCTTCATTGGGAAACTACacttaaaatttgaattgaaaTGCTCGTTAGACAAAACCAAAGTATAATCGGTTTTAGATTCTTTTACTTGTTTTTTAGTCTTCACATagtgcaaataataatattcaatttatatttaaaattattctttcatattaattataattatacgtaCATATATTCAAAATTGCAGTTATTGTACCTTTTCAGATTTCGATATGTTTATgagaagatataaaaaatcatCTTTATGTTTTCATAATCTTTTCATACATAATACACACATCAAATACTAATAAACACAAAAAGCAAATGATTCTGACTCCAGAAACCTGGCAGACCGAGATGGTGAAAGTAGTTTCGAAAGTACTGCGAATTGTGCTGAAAAGTAATGTGAAAACAGTAGAAAGAGGGAAACTCCCTTACTGTTATTCTCAAAGTTCCCTCTTTACTGTTTCTTAACTATTTTTAGGCACTTTCATGATGTTCCTACAGATGATCagtttgaataatattcgCTTCATGAACTATCCTTTCGCATGGTAATCCCTAGTCCGTGGCTGCTGTCTACACTGGTTATGATTTGTTATTACGTATAAAGTATGTCGtcataaataagtaaatcatTCTCAAAAGCATTGTGGGAATTTTAGTTCTAACGTTAATTGATATCTGATTCTTCATGTGGTGAACTATACCGACGAGCTAGTGACATTACCTGGAATATTTGCTAATTAGGCTGAAGAGAATCTAATCTTGTTGTGAAAAGTTGTCCTTTCCAATTTGCAGGAGTTCCACTGAGAGTAcagtcatataaaataaagtcgTTATGTACAAATTTGTTATACACAAGGAGGCTAAAATTCTATAGGTAATTTTTGGGACACTGTTTTAACTGCCACCTATGTTCACAGCAAACTTGTACGAACTAAAATTCAATATGACTGCCAACCCACATGCACATCTGGTAGCACCTAAAATAGTGATTTCCCACCTTATTTTTGTTATCTGAAGCTAACAGAACTGGCAAGGATTCAAGTAAAAAGATAGAAATGCAGCGACAAAGTACACGAGGTTTTAGTTTTCGAAACATAAAACGTTTATTTCATGTAATCATACATAAAATtgcgatattaattacatattgttTAAAGTTAGAACTAGATTTTGGGAGTTAGACTCTATCGTTGAAAATACAATcgaatcttttattataaatgcatcagaaaaatattctaatgtgAGTTCATTTGTATTAACTtcttattgaataaattgaaaatatatatgaatttgttaCAAATCGTTCAAATAGCAGAAATCGATTTCGACGTGTTGGACAACGTACTTAACATTGAGATTGTCGTAGAAGACTTATAGACAagagttttttaaataagataattttaaaaaatggtttCTATCGGTAACCAGTAAtcttcaaagggttaaaacaggTCTCTGTATACCGATTGTCAGTTGGCGTACGACAGGTTGTTATGCAGTAGGcgcatttttttattaccacTATATTGAAAATGGAACTGTTATAacgaaatcattatttttatttttgaaacaatctattaaaaaactaaTTCAATAGCAATATACTACAATACTTGTAAATTGTAAGCCTAATATCGTGAAAACAAGAATACGTTCCgccatgaaattaaattagatttctactacattgtatttttaatattaaaaattctttctaaCAATAACATTTCGTTCTATAAATTTTGGTCATTTACGTAAGAAACGGAGAGATAATAGTCAAtgcaaaaaattacataaaccTATTCGATGAAAACAAATTCACTTAACTGCTCGAAATTTTAGCACGATAACTAATGAGATCAGCCGGTAAAGTCACTCTGTGTCAAACTTTTCAATGACGCGATTAAGCAGGGATACTGCGCACTCGCATGGCGCAAGTCGAAACGGAAGTTTAAATTGTCAGCTGTGGCTGTAATGAATCCGTAGAAGTACGCATTagagatacaacataacaaACAAAAAGTAGATAATCATATACAGTGGTAGCAAAGTAGCCTGTGCAGTTCACTTCGCAATCATCAATTCTATATGCATGTTAGCAAACGGAGAAGTGAAAACAGCAGTGGAGTTTGATTCAGCGCTAAATAGTTCAAGCGGGAGCCAACAAGCATCGAGAAAGTATTGACAGTGGTAACGTTAGCTGAGAAAAAAAGAGCAAATCGAAAATATAGATTTGAGCTTCATGGTTTGGAATGATTCGTTCTTTTTTAGTGAAAGTATAGGTTCTAGATTTGTTTACGAAGATTGCGGCCAATCAGAGAGCGAGTACGGCTTATTAATTCTGGCGCACTACGCTTAACGCAGCGTCAGCTTTGTGTCGAGCTGGAGACTTGTACAAGAAAGGGATTAATAGGAAATTCATCCGTTTAGTTGGAACTCCGCTTACTATTCAAACTAAAATGTGTGTCGTGAGAGATCGCAGGTGTATGAACTGAGATGCAAGGGACGTAGAGGTATTATCAGCACCCGGTGCTTTATCAGTCGTACAGAGAACTTAGCCAAGAGTCTCTTACGGATTTCCGGTTTCTCATAAACCTGGCCACGAACAATTAAAGTTGTAACTTGATTGCATAATATCACACAGTGGCTTTAAAAGTCGCCGTATACTAACTTTACGTGTTTTTAGAGAAATGCTGTCCTtgtataagaatatttttcgctCGAAAATGAGTTAACTTGAAGAAGCAGAGCCATGAGGTCTAAGCATTTTTATGCCACTGGATGAATATTCGGGATGAAATCATGACCACGGTACTCTGCATTGACCCTTTCTGTTTCGATTGACTCAACTACAATTTTGTCGGTAACTATGTCACTCCACCTTTATCGCATCGCTACTTTCCGCactcaaagagttaatataaCATGAGACAACATTTCAATTTCTGCTGACTTGCATAAACCGCGAGTTCGGTATGAAGCTAGCACTATTTCAAAGCGTAGCCTGCTAACGCGCCAGAATTCGTAAATCATACTCAACTACCGATTGGTtcgcatttttcattaatgacTCGTTAACATAGCTCCAGCCATCATTTCCAAGTTTTTTGAAAGTCATCGGAAGGATCACCCCCTTCACAAGGGCTTGACACATTTttcggacaccctgtagacAGGCTAcccgagagaaaaaaagactttgaaagggagaaagagacagagccGGTGACAAGTAAaaccagagagagaggcgggtCGTAGCGTCGTACGATCAAGAAAGAGACCGATAGACAGTGTGGGAAGCAGCGAGAAGTGGAATCGAGTGCAACGAGGAAAGCTATCTGTTAGGGGTGTGGAGTGGGGAGGATGAGCGAGAGAGACATGGGAGTCGAATCGCCGCGGTTTAGAGTGAGTAGACTGCGAACGTCGGAGTTCGTCATGGGAGACGGTGGAGAACGTTGGTCCTCCACTGTTGGAGTGCGCGGAATCGTGGAGTAGAGCGAGCCGACGACGCACCGCCCGGGTCGCGCTTCTCGTCGCGGCTCCTGTTCTTTCCTCGCGGTCGTTTCGTTCGGGTTGAATGAACGAGGGTACCAAGTGCAAAGTGCCAATCGGCGACGCCTGCGTGTCTATGCGCGTGTGCTTCGACTCCCTGTGCTTCTCGTCGACGCAGCAGCGGCTCGCCGACGAGGAGGACGCCTCGCAGCTGCCGACGCACGGCTCGCACGGCACCGTGCCCGTGCTCGGGGCTGACCAAAGGCCCGTCTTGAACGTCACCGGAGCGACCGCGATCACAACGATGGGCACCCTCCGGGACCTCCAGGAGTTGTTGCGCGTCAAGGACGAGAGGATCGCCGAGCTGGAGGCGCTCCTCTGTCGTCGCGATGCTGAGATACAGGAGCTCAGGAGCCACCTCGACAAGTTCCTCAGCGTGCTACCCTTTAAATCGCCTCTGACACCAACCAAACCGAGGCCCAGGAAACAACGGGCCCAGGGTATCTCAGCGGAGCCGCCGCTCCAGGAATTCGCCTCGCTGACGGTCGTCGACAAGAATGACAGGTTGGTGTTATCCGGCGATCGGATCGTTTTCTTGTCGTTTCGAGGAAACTTGTTAACCGGCGCGGTACCAGTGCCTGTCGGCCTTGACAAGGGGTTCGACACGTGTGTATGTGTTCATACAGCTGCTCCGCGTTCGGTTTCTTAATCATCTCTGATTTTTTCCTTGTTGTTCGTATCGTTCACTACTGCCCCTCCTAGGCCCCCTCTTTCATCGAACTTGTTCTTCCTATTTCGTCGCATTCCCTTGGAATTGCTCTATTCGGCTCCACTCCTTGCCTACATAACCTGCAAAGGATTTCGTGTGGATCTTTCCAGTACTTGCTCCACGCTCCTCGGTCCCGGATTCGAATCTCGCCGTCGTTCGGTGGTCCTCGATTGACACCGTGTTTCGGAGGGAAGCTAGCCGACTGAATACGGGCTGTCGCGACAGAAATACCATTCGTTTCGACTATCTCGGAACTGTTAAGTTGCAGGTTAACCACTTAGCGCCGCGCATGCGTGTGACACCGTGCATGCGTGTTTACGCGATCGCGGCCGCTGCGACGTTCGATTGGTAGTCGTGATTTAACAGCACTCTCCATGTGGAAAGATACGTGCGGAGAAACTGGTGCTAGCGAATTCCAACgtttaaagggttaacaagttTTCACGGAACAACGAACCAGCCGCTTTGCTTTTTAGTCGGGCTGGACCACGTGATACCGTGCCGACTCGCGCGGTGTCACTTCTGTCACACACCGGTGCTTTAAAACTGGTGTTAGAGATGTCCACCACGTGACTCCTGGACTGGTCTTAACGTTCCAGTTTGAATAAGATACGGAATCATGGAGATCGATTGTTCTTCGAACGTTAATTTTGTTATCGATTTTTTTGGAGTAGACTTTGGTAGACGTGGATCGGGAACGTACGAGGGAAATGGTAATGGGTGTGGACCCGTTTTCTAGATATGTATTTCTGCCGCCATTTTTACCGTAGATCTTTGTGTTAGGATATATCTTCTCGCGCGATCGCACTATCAGCTTATGCCTATTTACTGGTGTTGAGctttttttacatttgtttgaTATGCACTTTGTACATTGATTGAAATATGATTCGTTCCCCTTGAATTCAGATGTTTTGGAGTAATATTGGTAATCTTAAGGAAGTAATAACATTTCACGTTATATCACTGTTTAAACGCGACGTTAAAATGATTGACATAATTTCGTTACAATTCTGGATTAGCTTTCACGtgtatttgaaaatgttccgAGCGCCATCATGTCTtgtatttgttaattgttatCACAGAAATTTGATGTTTAATATTTGCTGCATATTTTTGCATGAACTGTCACAAgaaatgcaaacaaaattcTACTCCTTATTAATAAGtttaagatataaataaatagaggcttaaaaaaatgttgcgattaaaaattcatttactaCAATACAATTGATAATgacgaattaaatatattaaattcaatatatatatataacgcGCGATGTAAAATTTTCCTTTTACTTTAATCGTCTATAAATGTACAAACCTGTTATTAAACAGGAATATAAATTGATCGCGTAAATGAGCTATAGGAATTCTTGGAAATATGTCAATTAGCCGATTATCGTTGCTTACACAAATATTGTAACCAGTCTACggatctttatataaaataaaaactctaCCTCAGTTGcaacaaatagaaattaaatacaaattgatttttgttctCAATTGATCTATCAAAATCGCAGactaattgcaattaaaattacaataaagattaacaaaaGATGACAAAAAGATGGTAAAA encodes:
- the LOC144479107 gene encoding uncharacterized protein LOC144479107 — its product is MSMLAEPRRKQKWTLNPRGKQWSDDPNKFGQKMLEKMGWTSGKGLGANEQGIIEHVRVSLKNDTSGIGFKNDDLDKAWTEHQDGFNHILQQLQQSQDDSVVQIEGKTELGEKSLELKSKQSRARVHYHKFTRGKDVKRYSSKDLANIFGQKELNITENTNGNVNNGQENFDSEPLGKQENRGGVITIHGGSMTDYFSKKGQNVSLTPKRKVRQASSSESEPEYAGFGFASTTQSSKDTKGNKETEGSCSYAFENPCLQLNSPENISNTNTEVKSSKKRRISNDYELSINNDCKDFKSHTEEGYKNAFVNPALNLESVKDEVYNGKEFEVSRTQFGVTNSALDIKDEIIKKKRVTFNDHVEYSTDCVKKKKKKKGKAMLDKFEVENKKSKKKKKQDNTNNFISSGIINEALDVEEVSEEINDNEINERKSSRPKKRKSNYRLSIQTIAEIPEEEQEADHKIIAKRLKVDEDAIDDAIVQENLPNKKGGKKKKKKKEKTEEEMKTINENIKIENVKEDNRETEAELCKEVDDTSKEQDQTNLKVKEKKKKKKGKKGNERNDEIDETINDNGIKTNSVECMEQETIKIEKTVKIKSKNKKTKDVDKSDINIDVDIKSEKEISDKENKTHNFVNISTEEKPKKEKHEEYVEVSEKVTHTIESENVECAKHTKNTNITHSTWRNNKFSQPQRRNVGYETSTPRNPKAITSKNVLASLLHRKSVAHFPGANVDAIQGYGNNIHNKK
- the LOC144479108 gene encoding translational activator of cytochrome c oxidase 1, coding for MNYRLSFLTYERCRNILLRESRRYAGHSKWQNIRHIKAATDAAKSIEFRVITAKMKTVIQETGIADPSKNSKLAQLVDQAKKANMPAATLDAFFARLKNSKQNAKKELLLIHCPGGAILVLHALTDNIVRLKLELSAKIKRHNSKFVDQVALRLFDSASYITTVKEDCNVNQAMDDAIRINAQDVEEIKEENETLFQFKCNFGTATSSALQLSKLGYSIVDTEDLCIAENAVQMKEDDLSNYNKLKEKLLVVQGIEKIDDNVLES